From Vicia villosa cultivar HV-30 ecotype Madison, WI unplaced genomic scaffold, Vvil1.0 ctg.001404F_1_1, whole genome shotgun sequence:
AAATTTTAAAACCTCTTGCATATCCATATTGCATCTTAATAGTTGTTGAACATGTAATTTGGAGAAGCGGTAACTGAACCTGAAAGTATAACATGTTTTCCAACCATAGTTGCACCGTGTCTTCCAATATCATAATGATCAAGATCACCAACAAATAATCCAGCTATTTCATCAACTATTGGCATGTTATGCATTCTTGAGTTGCGAGGACGGTTTGTAAACAACCCCAATGAAAATTTGAAAGACTTGGCATGTTATGCATTCTTGGGTTGCAAGAATGGTTTCTTATCAACCTCGATGAAAATTACAAAGACTGAACATCAGCACAAATGTCATGTACTTagggaaaaaaaacaaaaagaaccaTCAGCACAAATGTCATGTAGTTTTACAAAAAGAATAACAATCGTCAAATGTGAGGTAATTTttcaacaaatttaaaaaaaaaaaaattaaactaaatatactgTAATTTTTCAACAAAAGAATTCAAAGCCTCAAACATGTAAAATTCTTAACAATTTTGTGTTTCGTTCTTAATAATGAGAATAAAGAGTTTACGACAATTCTGGGCTTTCTAGTTGTTAAATAATAGAGAAACTTTTATTTTAGTAACAATCTAAGGAAATCGAAAAAATAGTCTGCAAAATTCACTGCTCAGTCGTTTCTCTAATAAGACTAAGACTGGCTTTGACATAACATACTTGTATGATGGTGCATACAATCTTGGAATAGCCACTGCTTATCAGTGAACACCATCCCCAAAAATATCTATTCGTTTATAATATTCTggaaatcaaaaaaagaaaaaaataggtcTGGTACTGTTATCAACTAGTTGGACGAGTTTGTTGTATTACTGAGTTGGTCGCACTGCGAGTTCTCAGCAATGGAGCATAGACGCTTGACAAGTTTATCCCAAAAAAGCCACCAGCACTAGATCCATTGGTTTTGTTTTCTGTGGGAGGAGTTTTCATAGAATTCACATCACTACTGGAGAAATTTCTCTGCTCTGATAGTTTACTGCTCTCCTGAATAGACATGACAATTCATCATGGTTTAAAATATATGACTATGAGAGGCCAGCCCTGTTTTATATGAATCAAGTAAATCAGAAATATTGCAAACCTGGTCAGATACAACCGAATTTGATGGTGACGGTGATGGATCAGCTGATCTAATTGGAGGCATGGACCCGGTCTGATAAGAGAACAAATGACAGAAGGAATTAGAAACACATAATCGAAGCACGGTGGATAGGATGCAGGAAAAGCTTTCAATTGAAAGTTACCCTTGACATTACTGGTGTAATAGAAGGCTGCTCAAGATATAGCCTGGAAGGACCTGACGGCAGAGCCTATATAATTAAGATATGACATAGCAATAAGTTACAAAAATGAAGAGGACTGAAGTATGAAGTCTAACTTTCGGAATGTGTAATCATTATTTgacttataattaaataaaatctaaataatattatgtctaaAGTGGAATACAGTTTTCTAAAAGGGCATAATAATGCCTGCAAAAGGAAAACGCTTACGCTGGAAGATGGTGAAACTGGTGGTAGCTCAAGGGCTGGCTTGGATGAGGGTccctatttaatttaaaaatatattatgaatgAATAGCAAGTAAATAGAAAGAACATGATACAAAAATCTGATATTCAAATTATGAAGCCAAGCTACACCAAACAAAAATGCATTTGTAAATAAGCATCCATGCCTGAATAGACGCCTGTGCAGTGCCATTCTGCAAACCATCAGTAATTCGACATATTCCCTCGATTTTTAAATTTGTGGCAATCTAAGCAAACAGAAAAAGTAAACCACTGGTATGATCAATATCAGACCCGTCAAATAACAAAAATGGTTATGATTAAATAAATGTAATAATGACTAGAGTTTGATTGAATATACCTGATTTCCTTCTATTTCACTGATTTTAGACTCCTGAAAAGCAAATCAGTCAGCTAAAGTCGGATATCCAgcaaatttttcaaagaaataatTGAATTCCTGAAAATGACTTACAATAACTCGAATAAAAGTATCAACACCGGTCATATCTCCACTTATTTTTTCTGTTTCGTTTCGTATTTTATTGATCTGTAACAGaagttataatattattattgaataacAAAGAAGCCAAAAACAAAAATGCTTTGAAACATTTTTCCTCACATCATCTTCGATAACTTCTACAATGACTGCAGATTCATCAATTATCTTTTCCACGCCATTAATTCTGGCAGATACATTCTTCTTGGCTTGCTGCAATCATCACAGATAAGTAAATCACAAATCCTTAAGCAGTAACTTTGTTCAGCAAGTCTTGAGAAAGTAAGAAGTAAGAAAAGTGAACTGAACAGAATGCAGAGATTAAAAGCAGCTCCTCACAAAATTAATTATATCTTACAATGTAAATGACAACATGAGTAAAGCACTAAAATTTTCATGCAAATAGAATTAGAATTACACAAAAGCTTGCAGATAAATCAAGATGGAAGGTCAATTGGATGTGgttataaaaaacaataaaaattaagtCAACTGGTTTTTCTTGTGTATGTCAAATTAGAGTTCAATTGAATAGACTTTATTTAGTATTTATTAAATGGTTAAAAAATAATTCACATTGTCATTGAAAAATATCCAACAACTACCATGAcacatttaatatttataaaatggtTAAATACGTCGAAATGTTATATTAACTTATTTAGTTTAAGCAATTTATATTGTTTCATAGAAATAACTTTATTATCTATTTCATTTTTATCAATTAGATTTGTTACAATATTTTATAAACCAAATAATTtacatattattaattttttaataataattgtttattCATATACATATAGACTTGTCTAAATTCTATATTACATTAAAGCTTAGAGACAAGAAAGCAAAcagttaaaaagaaaaaattgttaaGACTTTTCCCTAGATAGCAAAGGAGGATGCAGATTCCGGGAATCCCTCATTGACAAAGTTGGGGAAACACAAGCCATCCAATTCATCGAACTGTTCACATCCGTTCTTTTTCAGTTCCCAGTTATGCCATAAAATGGCGTTGACTCACTTAGAGAAAACCCACCTTCAAACACAAGATTTGGAGCCAGAAATCCAGAACACAACTTTTTTGGTATTTTTCGTCCATCTTCAGTTTCGCACGGGCAGTTAGTTTTGCACACCATTTTCAAATCACTTGCTTTGGTTTGTTTCCTCCAAAACAGAAGCAGCTTTACAACatcatttttgtttgtttattttctcttAAGCCAATATTCATACATTCGATATatacaattttatctttgactgTCTGTTCGGTATGTAAAACgcaacttaaaaaataaaatatctgaACCAACCTGAGAGAAGCTACAAATGTATAGAAAGgcctaaaaattaagattaaataTCTGTTTCAAAAGGGGCTTGAGAGAGAGAACAAAATTATAACAAAATTTGGGATATCAACAAAACTGTCAAAAAGCTTTGTTCCACCGTGactaaaaatgaattaaaataggacgagaaaaacaaaactagaagAGATTTGGACTTTCAAATGCGAAAATCATGTGGATAGAACAAATTTTGATAGGAATGTTGATTTAGTGAGCATCCCTCAGCTTCTCTGTGACCAAGACAGTGGCTTGGCGTCAAATGGAGTTTGACAAACGACAGCAGAGAATGATGCGGTTAGGAATTTCTTTAGGTTTTCTTAATCTTAATTTCTTTGGATTATTTCAAAATACTAATATGACATGGCCAAAATATGAACATCTATTGGATGTCGGTGCAAAACTATTTTATGTGGACAGGGTAAATCCATCAAACTTCTTGATATATCGATGTCCTAGCTAACAAAAAGCTATCATTTAAGGTCAACAATAAGACAATATGTGAGGCTTATCGCAAtctaagaaaaaaaaatcaacaataaaataaaattacctCGATTGATTCATAAACCTTCCCAAGCTGATTACCTATGCCTGTACAGGCATCATTTAAACTGCGCCTTGTTGCAAACATCATATTAGGAATCCATCCCTGTATATATAGCAAGGCAATATAACTCGATCATCTTCATAGAGAGAGGGGTCAACCTTCAAAGAAGTTATGATCATAATATATGTAACATGCACTGTTATGCCAGTAATTTTGTTGATTATCCACCATAGTTTTAAGAGTTATTTTTTATACTAAAAAGTTTATCCACAAATAAATTCATTGACTTGTGCTAACTAAATAATATCCAACTTCAAGTAACAAAAATATCATTACGCTCCAAATCACGATGAAAAATTAGTTGCAACTAGACTTGAGCTTAAAATGAATTGCATTAGACAAGAAGAAAAGCCTACACTTGAAAAAGAATGGTCGATGTAGTCCGGCTAGTCATATTGAATAATAGACAAATTAATCCAACCAGATAGATACCACAACAACTCAAACAGCCACAAATCACATTTAAATAAATCTCAATACAATTGAAAGAGAAACCCCTGGAAAAAAGTTCAGATATCTTGCATGATTTAATGAACATTTAAACACAACAATGATCATGTGATATATAGCACATAACGCTGTTAAAAGCAACAACATTTGAATTCAAATTTTGGCCACACAAACTTCCTACAGGGATGCATGGCTACAGCATCCCTTTACTCAAATCAACAATTCACAGAAGATAAAGGCAATACCTTCCACCAAAGGCATCCACATCCTACCCCAATAATGACCACTGTTACGTATTTTCTTCCTGATGTACATTGTCAAAAATGTCAGAAAATTACATAAAGATAAGAAGGAAAAATTTTATAGCTCAGACAAAAATATGgacacaatcttgcaaacaaggCACAGTTTAAAATCCAGTGATTGAAAAGTCAGTAAGCAACATGTTAGCATTGACTAAATTCCTGAAGAATAATAGAAGGGCCCTATAATATGAGAAAGGGAGTAGATAAGCATAACCTGTTCcactattatttaaaataatgaaTGGTTGTCTATCTCTTGCTAGAAGTTGTAATTCCTGCCGAAGACTATCAACCTGTAGATCACAAGTATAAGCAGAAATCTCAATTACCCTACAATACAACTAGCATTGGTAATAGTAACCAAATAAAACTTTAGTTTCTGGCTTCTGCATAAACTATGAAACATGGTCATGCTTTTACCATCCATTAAAAGTGAGAAAAAAAATATGCAGCTAATATCTGAAGACCTGTGACTAGCATACCCCATCTTACCTCATTTCCAAATGATACATATCAAGTTTAATACGAAAAAACATGCCTCAAGTACAAAGGGAAGAATAGTAAGATACACAAATGTATATTTATTTCCATTTCCAATATCAACAAGTAAATTTACAATTCTTAACCTCTTCAAGATTATCAGATTTTTCCACGTCGTACAAAAACTTTAATAATGAATATTAAAGTTACTAGATAtcaaaattattcttttaatttataacAAACGAGTTTTAAATAACTTCTACTATTTTTCACGAAGtactcataaaaatcatttttgaaaatatcgataaaaccacTTTTTTAATCTATACAAACAGGTCCTATATATATCAAAATAAGTTATatgatataaatttaaaaagttcaTATCTGATTAATCTAAATAGCTAATACTACATATCTTTAAATACGTTTATTTGTATGCTAAATACGAAAGTCAAAATATATACAAGTAACCATTTTGCTATTAGTAAATagtattgtttatattttttctactcaataatattatttttatttgatcatgttactgttatttattatttgtttatcaTTATAAACAAGTATTTCTTTTTTTAAAGACTCTGGGGTACTCAAGGCCTAACTTCTTTTAAGGATCCGGCACTTGTCTTCTCCCTTCTGCTTTAACTTAGCAAAACATACATTGTCACGCCACATTGTCTTCTCCCTTCACATGGTGATTCTCCAGTTCTACTTCACCCTCCCTCCTCCTCCTTCTAACGTGAAGATTCACTATTTCTCTGTCCAGATTAGCCTTTTCTGTTTTTCACTGTCACGGCCACTGTATGTCTTATTGTTCGAGTTATCAATCCCAGATAGCAGAGCATAGCATCACCCCAAAAATGAGATAGTGGAATAGCGGATAGCGGGATAACTGCTAGTTGACTATTTTTTTAACTAACTATATGAATAATCtataaaacatatatttagtGTTATACCAAACAAAGAAGAGGAATAGAGTTATTGAATGACTATTACTCCAAAAAAACAGAGGTAATAAAAACTAGATGTAAATCAGAccagatttatttattttaagggTAAATTTGGGTTTTCGAGTTCAAAACAGTTCAAACCCGCTAGGGACGGGAAGCACCCCGCTACCCGCTAAACATCAAATAACGGAGGGTCACCGCTCCGGGCCGCTATCCCGGGATAGCGCCGCTATAGATAACTCTGTATTGTTCTACACGTGGGCATGTGAGGTGGTTTAGGCAGTGATACACACGCATTTGGCATCATCGTAGCATCCAGCAGCTGCAGTGCCGAGATCACAACACCGTTGCCTGTTATTTTACCCATGCATGTTCGATAGTTGCGACTCTGCTACACCACTAAATTGTGCAATCTACAACACTAGTTTAAATGGGGCTTTATATTTTGACTTGGACTATGTTTTGCAAAACCCACTTAAAAATGGAGAAACCGAGGAATTAAGAATCTATATAAATACACATAGTACATTGATTTGCCCTGTGTCAGTTTTTTCATTCATGCAAATGACACTATACACAGTTCCAACACAAGTACAGCTCAATAAGTTAAACAACACTCAGTAGGTACCTTAGGATAAGTTTATAACATATTCGAAATACAACTAAATGAGGTGTCAGCTAAGCAGTAAGAGCTTGACTTTGTAAAATCCCCTAGGGATAGTTGTAAAATGGTTATTCAGGtcactttaattatttataatttcccccttcccccccccccccccttttttttaaaacatatacAACTATACAACAAGTCAACATTATAGGCATATGCTCAAAACTCAAGTCACATTTTAAATGCTCTAACTGATGAGTGGCGGATTGCATGAGATGAAATGAGACTTAATAATActaaaaaatattcataattaaaataaatctaatCAATAATGAAAAACGTCATACGGACCTGAGCAAGCAAAGCATCATTATGTGGTTTTTTAACGGTTGGAGTAGGATCAGAGCTTTTAAGTTGCCTTAAAACAACCTGGTCAAAGAAAGAGTTCAAATCAATATAGAGCATGCAACATTAATTTTTAACAATGAATGACAACTCCCCATACTCACAAATATGAATTGAATTTGGAGCTAGCAACAAACAAACAATAACAACACCAAGAACTTTGCCAAACTAAAGGTTTTTGATATGGAGCACAAAGTGAAGCGATGTTTACAATATCCAATAGTGAAAGCCGAAATCGGAAGCCTGAGGCATGAATCAGCAGACGTTGTTGGGTTCTATCAAAACAGCATATGCCACGTTTGAATAAACCATTTATTTGTAGCTAATAGCACAAGCACTAGTGTGTAAGCTATTTTGTATAGCAAAAGGTACAACTAAACTTAAATGGTTTACGTAACCTTACAAAAATCAGCTGAAAATAACTTATGAACGATGTCATAAGCAATTTTCATAAGTTCTCCCCAAAAGCTAAAATAAGCCAATTCAAGCATGCCTACAGCATTAAAACAACATAACCCTCGTTTGAATAAACAGATTATTTGTAGCTTATAGCACAAGCACTTGTGTGTAAGCTATTTTGTATAGCAATAGGTACAACTAAAGTTAAATGGCTTTCGTATAAGTTATGACCTCACAAAAATCAGCTGAAAATATCTTTCTAACAATGTCATGAGTTATTTTCATAACATTACAAAAATCAGCTGAAAATAACTTATGAACGGTCATAAGCAATTTTCATAAGTTCTCCCCAAAAGCTAAAATAAGCCAATTCAAGCATGCCCTATAGTATTAAAACAACATACACCACGTTTGAATAAACAGTTTATTTGTAGCTTATAGCACAAGCACTTGTATGTAAGCTATTTTCCATAACAAAAGGTACAATTAAAGTCAAATGGTCTTCCTACAAGTTATATAACCTCACAAAAATCAGCTGAAAATAACTTATGACATCAACAATGTCATAAGCTATTTTCACAAGTTCTCCCAAAAAGCTCAAATAAGCCAATTCAAGCATGCCTATAGTCTCTATCTTAGTTTCTAATAACCTTCCCAGAAAATTACAAAAACTAACCTTGAAAGCACCAGATACAAGACCAGATACATCCGGCAATCGACCTTCTTTAGCCATTACTGAACCAACAAGAcctaaaacacaaacgatactaTTTCAGTGACTATTCCAGTAACGCATTTCAATTTTCATATCAAAATTTTACAAATAATACTTCATAATATTAAACAAGGTTCTAAAAACCAGTCCGGGATCGCGAAAACGACAGAACAGTATTGTCAGGTGCCGATACCGATACAGTTATTCACCGTTTTTAAGGTTAATTCACACAGCCACAACTGCAATCAGTGTTACCGACCGAAATCGCGAAAGCCTTTACGCAATTAAAACCTTGATATAAAATTAAACACAATCATAATAACCTAGATTCCAAAAATTTTTTACGAATTTATACACCGTAACAAGGAATCAATGAAACAATGAAATTGAAGGAAGGAAAATCGAAGGTGGAGAAGAGTGTGCGTACCTGCACCAAGGATAATGGTGATCTTCCCGAGTGAAAGAGCCATGGTGTGTGGCCAGTGAACCTCCGGAACTAGAGGAACACTCTGATGCAGAGGATTTATGCTGCGAAAACGGTACCGTTTTAGGGTTCGGCGATGAGCGATTGTGGTGTTGAACGATGGTGGTTAGTGAAGAATGATCACCAAGAAAACCAAAAGATAATTTCACACCTGATGAAACCCTTGGAGGCTCGGGTCGCTACTATGTCGTTCTACCCTAGTtattacaaagaaaaaataagtttttttttttaggaaataATGAGATATTATTAGTATATTCCTTGtgatgaaaaatatataaaatttaataaatggttttgtttataaatatttaaattgaaataaaagtagttttgagttaatataaatattgaaaacaataaaatatactacttattttttatttgcgATATAAGTGCCTCTCAACCGAAATAAACTAGTGTATATGGGGAGAAAATACACATAAAATCAGTTCAGGAAtttttctgtagatgcatctaaggTAAGGTCGTAGCGCCAcattcttccgtagatgcatctacggaagtgtctGATATAGCGCCACACCGACGTTGTCGATACGTGGTCGGACCGTTTTGTGGATAGGATGCacgattttgaaaagttgaacaACACCGAGAAGGAATCAAATGTCGAAAAGTCAAGATTAAAACCTCCGAAAAGATTTAGCCGGCGATAGCTCTTTTAATGTATGTATgtagtttcaaagtgtaatatatatacactctataacattgcaatataatcattttttgtcAAGTCTTACTTTATGTCTTTATGTGTTTATACATTTTTCCATTTGCAATCTACTGCTAGCTACTGCACTGCTTCTGCTGCAAAAACAAACAGTGaaactttcgtagatgcatctacggaaggtgttaatttgaaaaattatgggtgtttaccgtagatgcatctacggaaagggGAATTTTAAAATCCTTCTGTGGATATATCTATGGAACATTCTGTGGCAAAGATTGTGTGGTCCATAGTCTCCAAAGgcttctataaatttggggtttctaggtttgtattacacacaaacacaaaccctaaacacaaacacaaaaatgtctcgcATTAGGCCGGATGGATGTCACCGAACATCAATTAAGCGTCCCGATATTGAACCGGAATACCGCTAAGGGAAGGGCATGTCattttctctcccgtcaaacccCCAGTGCCGGTGAAGTTTTGGAATATTCATTCCTTctaccaactcaagaggactatcaggtcttttttagagggggagtacggacccggagaagaaatcaaaaggatccagaggcttagaacaagtacCTCATTTGCGACAGAAAAAACGAAACATTGGTGGATTGAAGTGAAATGGGACATCGATTGCATTCAAATGATACATGGGTTAGATGACATTATTTTaactgttgtaatttcttagatctaTTAGCTTTCTTAATTTTCTGTTTGAAAATTCGTTGTAATATCAATTAATTAATGAATCAATGCATAGGTCTTTTATGGTTCAAAATGCTTATGTTCTTGtctgcttccgtagatggatccaCAAAATGCTTCCGTAGGTGCATATCTACAGAACAAAGTAAACGTAAACAAAAAAGGGGTGCTTCcggagatccatctacggaagcacgaggGCAAAATTGTCATTTCGGTGGTGCGTCTAAATGTTATGGGGTGGGGTGAGAAATTTTCACAAATTATAAAACTTTCATATTTTGAATTTGACCATGGACAAACATTTAAAATTGTCAACACGGACTATTCGATCTTAAACGTGTTGGTCCTATGAATATGAATTTTATAGGGTTGGATCATAAAAATTATTAGAGATGTTCATGGATGCGAGTTGATCCACGATTCCACCAATTCGCTAATCATCTGAATTTGTTCACTTACGGATACATTTGCCCCAATCTGCGGCCATTAAGGATGACAATAGGTAAGGTACTATAGTACATGTCCGCGGGTCCATTTCCACGTGGGAATTAACATTTGTACTCATACCCGTACGCTATGGGTATCTAAGTATCCATCCTCATATGAGTTTATccacatttttaataaaaaataaacgatcaattttaatttatgatgtcatttaaaaaatttcaacaacataaaaaaaaatcaagaatgctattgttaaattaaaaaacaaataaacatttatATTAAAAGTCATACAAGTTTAGTAGTAATGTatttaataaattagataaaataacatgtctacataataataaaaataataatatataaatatattctgTGTGGGTATGAGACAAGATGGATACTAAGATACCCGAGCACACGCTCATATCCACTTATTTTAGTGGGAAATTACCTGTGTCCATACTCATACCAAATTTGTACATTTGCAGGCACCTATTGGGGATGAGTCTAATTGTCATCCCTAGCGACAACTTGCATACTTTTGGTTCAGGTATTAGATTTGAGTTTTTAAATATGTGGACAAGTTAACCCtgcataatttttattttatacacaATTCGCGAATACAATTCAACCCGTAAATGATCAGGTTCGTTTAATTCGGTTTTGACAGTGAAGATGAACTCAACCTATTAAAATTTGAACGGGTTGGTAATGGGTTAAGTCAAACTCAAATTAATCAAACTTGTGCAGACTCTTACAAATTATGTTATAATATAGGTTCAAATTTTATTACCTAAATCCGACCTTAGAAGAATCGTTGACTATATAATCttaaattaatcatttatttatcattttgataacaaaataaaattaaaaattcgtaatatttatcatataaaaatattactttaaatataataatactttttaagtactatattatttttttttaaaattaagataACATGTTTTGTATAATACAAGTTGAAATTGTTCAAAATAGTAGACAAATATCCAACATAACACAAATTAATATAATACAAAAAAGTTATGAACTGAAACGTGAACTAAACTAAATATTAATTTGATTatgttaatgtataatatttaatgtAAAAAGACTCAATATAATATAAAAGATAAACTTAGTGAAGTGTAGCAACTCAATGTGTGGTTTTTGAGACAACATAAACATCAGTATAACTTTTAGAATATGTAGTTAAGCGTGTCAAAAAGGCTACCTACATCTCATACGAGTTAGCCCTAATGAGTAACAAGATTTTCAGGATTTGGCTAAAAAAGCTCTAACAAAATTGAGGCTCTAATATTAAGGCTCAAACCTTATAATTTATTAGACTTCCTGGACCAGTGCATATGAGATAGCCTATTTTAAATGTTCTATACATCCACCTCGTTTGCACTTGTTTTAGGCAAAATATGCAAAATCATATTAATCATTATTTCAAGAAGGCACATTTTTAACATTCCAACCACCATCCTTTTTCAAAAGATCTGCATTAGCCATTGGTCGAGCGACAACCTCCCTATCAATTAGGTATGTCTGTTATTTTTGCTCTTTGTCGcccaaaataaaatatagttgCATTTTATGAATCAcattcaaatgttttttaataattGAAGCCATCATATGATATATGGGAAAAGCTTAAATTGACGATTTCCAAAGTGTAACCCTTCCTATTACAAAGCGAAATAGGAAAAATAAGTATTGAACTAGTGAAGTCTTCGGTGGAAGGTCTCCGACACGAAAATAGAATTTTCTGCAAATTGGAGAAAGTGTACCTGTAAGGTTAGTACTCCAACACCCTATTTGGCAAAGTCGAAGAGGTGGCACTTGCAAATGTGTTATAAATTGTACTTTGGTGTGAGGTGAAGTCACACTTATATTAAAACAACCATTTAGAACCGTCTTTGGTGAGTATGAAGTCTAGTGTGAGGGATCATTTGATAGGCTTTA
This genomic window contains:
- the LOC131634971 gene encoding uncharacterized protein LOC131634971; amino-acid sequence: MALSLGKITIILGAGLVGSVMAKEGRLPDVSGLVSGAFKVVLRQLKSSDPTPTVKKPHNDALLAQVDSLRQELQLLARDRQPFIILNNSGTGRKYVTVVIIGVGCGCLWWKGWIPNMMFATRRSLNDACTGIGNQLGKVYESIEQAKKNVSARINGVEKIIDESAVIVEVIEDDINKIRNETEKISGDMTGVDTFIRVIESKISEIEGNQIATNLKIEGICRITDGLQNGTAQASIQGPSSKPALELPPVSPSSSALPSGPSRLYLEQPSITPVMSRTGSMPPIRSADPSPSPSNSVVSDQESSKLSEQRNFSSSDVNSMKTPPTENKTNGSSAGGFFGINLSSVYAPLLRTRSATNSVIQQTRPTS